In Acidobacteriota bacterium, the following are encoded in one genomic region:
- a CDS encoding MBL fold metallo-hydrolase, translating into MILEKLVVGPLEVNCYIFGDENGEVVVIDPGAEGERIIAFIEERGYRPRYIINTHCHIDHIRANADVKGKYNIPILVHKEDAPILTSPQDAELEEMIGGKPSPPADRLLSEGDEIKVGSFTLRVIHTPGHTPGGISLLFDDGVFTGDTLFAGGVGRTDLPGGSWDTLVSSIREKLLVLPDSLPIYPGHGPSSTIGEEKRYNPFL; encoded by the coding sequence ATGATCCTCGAAAAGCTGGTAGTAGGACCGCTTGAGGTAAATTGTTACATCTTCGGCGATGAGAACGGGGAAGTGGTGGTGATCGACCCCGGCGCTGAAGGTGAGCGTATCATCGCCTTCATTGAGGAGAGAGGGTATCGCCCTCGCTACATAATAAACACCCATTGCCATATCGACCACATTCGGGCAAATGCTGATGTCAAGGGAAAATATAATATCCCCATCCTCGTTCATAAGGAGGATGCCCCTATTCTCACCTCGCCTCAGGATGCTGAGCTCGAGGAGATGATCGGGGGAAAACCATCACCTCCTGCGGATCGGCTCCTTTCTGAAGGGGATGAGATAAAGGTGGGCTCCTTCACCCTTAGGGTCATTCACACCCCGGGCCATACACCGGGTGGAATATCCCTCCTCTTCGATGATGGGGTGTTTACCGGGGATACCCTGTTTGCCGGCGGGGTGGGACGAACCGATCTTCCCGGTGGCTCGTGGGATACCCTTGTTAGCTCGATAAGGGAGAAGCTCCTTGTCCTTCCCGATTCCCTTCCCATCTACCCTGGTCATGGTCCTTCATCCACCATCGGGGAGGAGAAGCGGTATAACCCCTTCTTATAG
- the dtd gene encoding D-tyrosyl-tRNA(Tyr) deacylase, with protein MKALLQKVSEAWVKVDGRLVSKIGKGLLIFLAVLVDDGEKEADYLAKRVAELRIFPDDEGKMNRSLLDVGGEALVVSQFTLAADTRKGRRPNFINAAKPEEAERLYNHFIEKLREQGVPVASGVFQAMMEVGLINDGPVTFLIESKKR; from the coding sequence ATGAAGGCGCTCCTCCAGAAGGTGTCAGAGGCTTGGGTCAAGGTCGATGGGAGGCTCGTTTCCAAGATCGGGAAGGGACTTTTGATCTTTCTCGCGGTGCTGGTGGATGATGGGGAGAAGGAGGCGGACTACCTGGCAAAGAGGGTGGCGGAGCTTCGCATATTCCCGGATGATGAGGGAAAGATGAATCGCTCTCTTCTCGATGTTGGTGGAGAGGCGTTGGTCGTTTCTCAGTTCACCCTCGCTGCCGATACGAGAAAGGGAAGACGCCCCAACTTCATAAACGCAGCAAAGCCAGAGGAGGCAGAGCGCCTTTACAACCACTTCATCGAGAAATTAAGGGAACAGGGGGTTCCGGTTGCCTCGGGGGTATTTCAGGCGATGATGGAGGTGGGGCTCATCAACGATGGACCGGTGACCTTCCTCATCGAAAGCAAAAAGAGGTAA
- the murJ gene encoding murein biosynthesis integral membrane protein MurJ — translation MEEKRRIIRSAGVMGSLTVVSRIFGLFRDIVTASLLGTGTGADAFTLAYRIPNLLRRLVGEGTMTAAFIPVFTEYRKGRDKSEVWELADRFFYTLGLVLVILSLLGIIFSPAIVRIIGFGFAQVPGKIDLTASLSRIMFFYLAFIGLSALAMAILNSFDIFAPSAFAPVLLNISIIVSAYLLAPRFSQPAYAFAIGVLLGGALQLGFQIPFLIRLGMRFRPGISFSHPAIKKIGRLMVPGIFGAGVIQINVLVSSAIASMLPEGAVASLTYANRLTEFTLGVFAVSVSTVILPLMSRQALLEDLGPLKETLNYAMRLVFFITIPSAVGLIVLREPIVALLLRWGRFGAHSLSMTSFALLFFALGLPAVGGVRVVAPAFYSLKDIKTPVKVAAVAMVGNIALALILMKPLAHGGIAFALSLSAYLNLFLLLLLFRRRAGALGGGHILASLLRIGASSAMMGGFCLYFGKKIGLSPDLPKLKLLFLLFPLIFFALLLYGIIAWLLGSEEVFDLLDIIKERLKRKG, via the coding sequence ATGGAGGAAAAGAGAAGGATAATAAGATCAGCCGGGGTGATGGGTTCGCTTACCGTGGTGAGCCGTATCTTTGGGCTTTTTCGGGATATAGTGACTGCAAGTCTGCTCGGCACAGGGACCGGCGCCGATGCCTTCACCTTAGCCTACCGTATCCCCAATCTGCTGAGGCGGCTGGTGGGGGAGGGGACGATGACCGCCGCCTTCATCCCCGTATTTACCGAATATCGCAAAGGAAGGGATAAAAGCGAGGTCTGGGAGCTCGCTGATAGGTTCTTCTATACCTTGGGATTGGTGCTCGTTATTCTCTCCCTTCTTGGGATCATCTTCTCCCCGGCAATCGTCCGTATCATCGGGTTTGGTTTTGCTCAGGTTCCGGGAAAGATAGATCTTACCGCCTCCCTTTCCCGGATTATGTTCTTCTATTTGGCTTTTATCGGGCTTTCCGCCTTAGCGATGGCGATTTTGAACTCGTTTGATATCTTTGCCCCCTCTGCCTTTGCCCCGGTTCTCCTAAATATCTCGATCATCGTTTCCGCTTACCTCCTTGCCCCTCGTTTCTCTCAGCCTGCCTATGCCTTCGCTATTGGCGTTCTCCTTGGGGGAGCCCTTCAACTCGGTTTTCAGATACCATTTCTCATCAGGCTGGGGATGCGTTTTCGTCCCGGGATATCCTTCTCCCATCCAGCGATAAAGAAGATAGGAAGGCTGATGGTCCCCGGCATCTTCGGGGCAGGGGTGATCCAGATAAATGTCCTCGTCTCAAGCGCCATCGCCTCGATGCTCCCTGAAGGAGCGGTTGCCTCCCTCACTTATGCCAATCGGCTTACCGAGTTCACTCTGGGGGTGTTTGCCGTTTCCGTCTCTACGGTTATCCTCCCCCTTATGTCGCGGCAGGCTCTGCTCGAGGATTTAGGACCCTTGAAGGAAACCCTGAACTATGCGATGAGGCTCGTCTTCTTCATCACCATCCCTTCAGCGGTAGGGCTCATCGTTCTCCGGGAGCCGATAGTAGCTCTGCTCCTTCGCTGGGGGAGGTTCGGCGCCCATTCCCTCTCTATGACCTCGTTCGCCCTTTTATTCTTTGCTCTGGGACTCCCTGCGGTAGGTGGGGTGAGGGTGGTTGCCCCTGCCTTCTACTCTCTAAAGGACATAAAGACCCCGGTCAAGGTGGCAGCGGTGGCGATGGTGGGAAATATCGCCCTTGCCCTCATCCTGATGAAGCCGTTAGCCCATGGCGGTATCGCCTTTGCCCTCTCCCTTTCCGCCTACCTGAACCTATTTCTGCTTCTCCTTCTCTTTAGGAGGAGGGCAGGTGCCTTGGGAGGGGGACATATTCTCGCCTCCCTCCTCCGAATCGGAGCGTCATCGGCGATGATGGGGGGATTTTGTCTCTATTTCGGGAAGAAGATCGGGCTCTCCCCCGATCTTCCCAAGTTGAAGCTTCTTTTCCTCCTTTTCCCGCTTATATTTTTCGCCCTCCTTCTCTATGGTATAATAGCTTGGCTTTTGGGAAGTGAGGAGGTGTTTGACCTCCTCGACATAATCAAGGAGAGGTTGAAGAGAAAGGGATGA